A genome region from Hevea brasiliensis isolate MT/VB/25A 57/8 chromosome 9, ASM3005281v1, whole genome shotgun sequence includes the following:
- the LOC110648825 gene encoding AT-rich interactive domain-containing protein 2 produces the protein MAGWSMLANGSSLDCADIINGYKGDVCCSDANHDVKDRNAVHETDDDYEVKLRCLFDKVLSVFSNEAAARGCIRPIPALLADGQSLDLFKLFQVVRKRGGFDLVNGFWTFVVKELGLDIGVSTSVKLVYFKYLYDLERWLRGGFRDGRLGNGQCHSDGNFSCISMELETEFRSLLSQGYPNGKNVKHKKNGKNIHVDVLKCKKGLLDTKDVLKVCNGVGNKHTDDGNFPDYKEIHSNNDDDGVVILDPAIGNNFFYSRKRKRESLPTMLNWVTQIAKCPDDPSNGVRSSLSKLKDFKGSELWVQAVRARDALLHKRHFDSNSERTLLQNNHKMHPSMYEDVTSSSDQSAEKLRCSERLPTSVKSRLCSCCNSCAAQSQLISPPKTEFEDGLKEQPLVDDDLSAVKTTLSPSGDEQIQRHVLVGPRFQAEVPKWTGIVSESDPRWLGTQVWPFNGDHNAPVETDSIGKGRPDFCGCQLQGSVECVRFHIAENRMKLKLELGLVFYRWRFDHMGEEISLRWTAEEEIRFKNMVRLNPPSLDKCFWDDSRKYFPRKKREELVSYYFNVFLVQRRSYQNRVTPKHIDSDDDESEFGSLSDRYGHGAVQVPGSNMLMCSENKQSSEFK, from the exons ATGGCAGGATGGTCGATGTTAGCAAATGGGTCTTCTTTAGATTGTGCTGATATTATCAATGGATATAAGGGTGATGTTTGTTGCTCTGATGCTAATCATGATGTGAAGGATCGCAATGCTGTTCATGAGACTGATGATGATTATGAAGTGAAACTAAGATGCCTGTTTGATAAGGTTCTTTCAGTTTTTTCCAATGAGGCTGCTGCTAGGGGATGCATTAGGCCTATTCCTGCATTGCTCGCTGATGGGCAATCGCTGGATTTATTTAAACTTTTCCAGGTGGTGAGAAAGAGAGGTGGCTTTGATTTGGTAAATGGTTTCTGGACCTTTGTGGTAAAAGAGCTAgggttggatattggagtttcaaCTTCAGTTAAATTAGTATATTTTAAGTACTTGTATGACTTGGAAAGATGGTTAAGGGGAGGCTTTAGAGATGGGAGATTGGGAAATGGGCAGTGTCACTCTGATGGGAATTTCAGCTGTATATCAATGGAATTAGAGACAGAGTTTAGAAGTTTGTTGTCCCAAGGATATCCAAATGGGAAGAATGTTAAACATAAGAAAAATGGCAAAAACATTCATGTGGATGTCTTGAAGTGTAAAAAAGGTCTTTTGGATACCAAAGATGTACTTAAAGTATGCAATGGTGTTGGAAATAAGCATACTGATGATGGAAATTTCCCTGATTATAAGGAAATTCATTCTAACAATGATGATGATGGTGTTGTGATATTGGATCCTGCAATTGGGAACAACTTTTTTTATTCACGGAAGAGAAAACGAGAATCACTACCAACAATGCTGAACTGGGTAACTCAAATTGCAAAATGTCCTGATGATCCTTCAAATGGGGTAAGATCATCATTGTCTAAGTTGAAGGACTTTAAAGGCAGTGAGTTATGGGTCCAGGCTGTCAGGGCACGAGATGCTCTTCTGCACAAAAGGCATTTTGATTCAAACTCTGAACGAACTCTTTTGCAG AACAATCACAAGATGCATCCATCCATGTATGAGGATGTTACTTCTTCCAGTGACCAGTCTGCAGAGAAGTTAAGATGCAGTGAGCGGCTTCCTACTTCAGTGAAATCTCGTTTATGCTCTTGTTGCAATTCATGTGCTGCTCAAAGCCAATTGATAAGTCCTCCGAAGACAGAGTTTGAGGATGGCCTAAAGGAGCAACCACTTGTGGATGATGATTTATCTGCTGTGAAAACCACACTCAGCCCATCTGGGGATGAGCAAATACAGAGGCATGTTTTAGTGGGTCCTCGTTTCCAAGCTGAAGTCCCTAAATGGACTGGCATTGTTTCTGAGAGTGACCCTAGATGGCTAGGCACACAAGTATGGCCTTTCAATGGAGACCATAATGCCCCAGTTGAAACCGATTCTATTGGGAAGGGAAGACCCGACTTTTGTGGTTGTCAGCTTCAGGGGTCTGTTGAATGTGTCAGATTTCACATTGCTGAAAACAGGATGAAATTGAAACTTGAACTAGGCCTCGTGTTCTATCGCTGGAGATTTGATCACATGGGTGAGGAAATTTCACTCAGATGGACTGCCGAAGAAGAAATACGATTTAAGAATATGGTGAGATTAAATCCCCCATCTCTAGACAAGTGCTTCTGGGATGATTCGAGAAAGTACTTTCCTAGAAAGAAGAGGGAAGAGTTGGTTAGTTATTACTTCAATGTCTTTCTTGTTCAGCGCAGAAGTTATCAGAACCGTGTGACTCCAAAACATATTGATAGTGATGATGATGAATCAGAATTTGGATCCTTGAGTGACCGTTATGGTCATGGAGCAGTCCAGGTTCCTGGCAGCAACATGTTGATGTGTTCAGAGAATAAGCAGTCCTCTGAATTTAAGTAG